Part of the Maridesulfovibrio bastinii DSM 16055 genome is shown below.
TTTGAACTGACAGCTTCAATATTTTTTATTAGCGTGGGACTATCTCGGTTAAAAATTTTATTCAATGTTGAATTAACAGTTATCACGATAACTCAGGAGATAAAATGCGAGGACCTTTATTCAGTCTGCCTTCTGCAATGTTTCTGGGCATAATATTTTTTGTCCTGATATTATTTCTTTTTATCTTTGTACAGGTAGGTATAGTTACCGTTGCTTTTGCCAAGCTTGGATTGACCCCGTTTCAGGTTTTTGCATTGCTGATAGCAACGCTTTTGGGCAGTGGTATCAATATACCAGTATACCGCTCAGAGATGCTTGTACGCAATTTCAGTTCACGTAATTATTTTTTCAGACGCAGAGACCTTCTGGGTGCGGGTATAGAAGAGCCTGAACTCGTGCATCAGGTGGTAGCGGTTAATTTTGGAGGATGTATAATCCCGGTAGTGCTTTCTCTCTCTCTGCTTTCCAAAGTTGGATTTAATCCGGGAATGGTGCTTTGTCTTATTATTGTAAGTTTGGTCTGCTATAAATTATCAAGACCAGTATCCGGTGTGGGAATAGCTATTCCGGTGCTTATTCCACCATTGGTTACAGCTATTGCCGCTTTAATTTTTGTACCGTCAGCCATATCAGCCCATACCGCATATATTGCGGGCAGCCTCGGTACTCTTATCGGAGCGGACCTTATGCATCTGGCTTCCCCTTCGTCCCGCGGAATGATTGATGCCCCAGTGGTTTCAATCGGTGGAGCAGGGACTTTTGACGGAATTTTTATTACAGGAATACTTGCTGTTTTGCTGGCCTGATATTACCTGATACAAAAACTACTCTGGAGTTAAGACATGGTAAAAGTACGTTTTCCAGCTGATCTTAATTATGAAATAGGCGGCAGGGTTATTATCCGGTGTGATGGAGCGGATAAGACAGCTGCTGATTCTGTCATTGTGGAACAGCCCTGTGTAAATCTCAAGGCAGGCGAATGTTTCATCCGTGACGGAGTATGCTTCCTAAAAATTTTATCTTCAGGGTTTAATCCCGGTAAGCCTTCTTCATTTTATTGGGTGGCGGAAGTTGTCAGCAGTCTTCCACTTGGCATGAGCATTGATGTTGATATTGCAAAATCAGGACTCAGTGTAGCGTGGGTAACTTTAAGTGATAAAGGCTCACGCGGTGAACGTGAGGATAAAGCCGGACCGCTGATAGGTGATATGCTTGATTCGACTTTTGATACCTCGGTTGTTCATGGATTTATACTTCCTGATGACTACAATATGTTGCGGGCGCTGATAACACGTCTGGCCCTTACTGAAAGTTATGATCTGATCATTACAACCGGCGGAACAGGAGTCGGCCCGAGAGATGTTTCACCGGATGCGACTCTTGCTGTTATAGATAAGCGGCTGCCGGGTTTTGAAAGGGCTGTGACTGCTGCAAGTCTTGAAAAAACTCCGCATGCGATGATTTCCCGTGCAGTTGCCGGGGTACTGGGAGAAAGTATAATAATCAATTTACCGGGCAGTCCTAAAGCAGTGCGTGAAGGGCTTGAAGCTGTTATCCCGGCTCTTAAGCATGCTGTTGAAAAATTACGCGGGGATCAGTCTGATTGTGGGCAGCTTTTGTAATAAGCATGTAATCAATAATTAAATTTGCCCTTGATAACATTGGCAGTACACTCTATATATGAACAGGTTTGTTACAATCACTGAAGATAGAGTTCATCAATTTAGGAAATTCATATGAAATATAGTTATCTGGCTATTCTGCTGATG
Proteins encoded:
- a CDS encoding DUF1614 domain-containing protein, coding for MRGPLFSLPSAMFLGIIFFVLILFLFIFVQVGIVTVAFAKLGLTPFQVFALLIATLLGSGINIPVYRSEMLVRNFSSRNYFFRRRDLLGAGIEEPELVHQVVAVNFGGCIIPVVLSLSLLSKVGFNPGMVLCLIIVSLVCYKLSRPVSGVGIAIPVLIPPLVTAIAALIFVPSAISAHTAYIAGSLGTLIGADLMHLASPSSRGMIDAPVVSIGGAGTFDGIFITGILAVLLA
- a CDS encoding MogA/MoaB family molybdenum cofactor biosynthesis protein produces the protein MVKVRFPADLNYEIGGRVIIRCDGADKTAADSVIVEQPCVNLKAGECFIRDGVCFLKILSSGFNPGKPSSFYWVAEVVSSLPLGMSIDVDIAKSGLSVAWVTLSDKGSRGEREDKAGPLIGDMLDSTFDTSVVHGFILPDDYNMLRALITRLALTESYDLIITTGGTGVGPRDVSPDATLAVIDKRLPGFERAVTAASLEKTPHAMISRAVAGVLGESIIINLPGSPKAVREGLEAVIPALKHAVEKLRGDQSDCGQLL